In the Vibrio hippocampi genome, CTTTAACGGATACCGAAGCGCGCAATGTCATATAGCGCAGTTGCTCACGAACATCCGACCAATCAACCAGCACTACAGGAAAAGGGTTGGCGCGGGTAATAAAGGAAGCATGCCATTTATATATGGACTCTTTTTCACGGTGTAGATTGTGATTACCAAGCAATCGGTCGATACGTTTGATGGCATGTTTCACCGTAGTATCAGTATCGAGAGCTCGTCCAATTTTGGTGAGTGTGAGGTCAGAGCCATCAAGTACAGTTTTGGTTGCAAGTATCAGAGATCTAAGTCGTTTTTTGTGAATGTCAGGGCATTGATTCTCAAGAGTTTGCTGTAGAATTTGAACATCGCGCATCGTTAGGACTCCCTATTAAATCCATTAAATCAGGTGTGTTTTTGGCGAAATTCATTAGATCAGAATGAGCGATGCGCGTCTACTCATTGTTTTATATAGAAATTATGAGGGGATTCGTAAGAACAGGGCGTTGATATGACCCCCACTGTCAATTAAAATGCAAGAGTTCCTGCTCACGCATTTCCAGAGCCTTTTAGCTTTTCAGTAGTAGTGTTACCGCATAGATGAAGCAAGTAATGTCGTCGGTTCTCATGCTGATATTCGTGGATTACTCACCATTCGATGAACAGAGCCTACCTTACTTATTCCGTCGTGGCACCTGTCTTCAGTCTATGCTCGTGGTTCAATAAAGCTTGCGCTCTATTGCCGTCCTAACGCCGTCGGTGGTTGTGCCACACCCGATGCTTCATCCAATGCGATAACACTAATTCTTTTCTCATGCTGGCAACCTTGCGATACGAGTTTTCGGATCGACTTGGCTGACCACCACTTCTCTAGCGATTGCCCATATATAGGCAATCATCTCACGGGCGATGGCGACAACAACACTGCGATGCTTTCCTTTTTGCAGCAGTCGCTGGTAACGACGGCACAACCTCTGTTGCGCATGCCAGGCGATGTCGACAATCTCCTTGGGCAGACCTTCTTGCCTGCGTAAGAGCTCGACAGAGATATTCGCCTTGTGTTTGTAGGTATGCGCACCTTCAACGAGTAGTCGCCTTGCTCGGCTATTCCCACATTTAGTGAGACTGCCGCGTTTGAACTTGCCGCCACTGGAGTTTTCAGTTGGTACTAATCCTAAGTAAGCCATGAGTTTTCTGGGGTGGTCGAACCGACGTAAGTCACCCAGTTCGGCAATGGTGCCGAGAGCAACGAGTAGTCTGACTCCACGCATGGCTTGAATGGCTTTAACGACGGGATAATAGCGCCAGTTTTTGACTTGATGGAGCAGCTCATTATCGAGTCGCTGTAGCCGTTGCATTCGCTCACTGATGGTAATGATCATTTCTTGCAGAACAATTTGCTGGCTATGGTGAGGCAAGATGAGGTCGGTCAGCCACCGTAGATGCTTTTTGGACCAGTTATCTTTCACCGTAGCTTGGATATTGTTTCGAAGTAGGAAGCCTTTTAGTTGGAACTTGGCGTCCTTGAGATCTTTCATCGCGGTTTCACGAGCACGAGATAAATCTCGAATGGCTTCATCTTCTGACTCAGGAACGTAGATAGGTGTGAGCTCTTCAGCCTTAAAAAGCTTGGCAAGTTTCGCTGCATCACGTTTGTCGGTTTTCACTCTATCACCTGATTTTTTCGGGATGAGTGAAGGTGCGATGACATAGCAGCAATGCCCTAGGCTTGTGAGCAAACGGTAAGTCCAATATCCACATGGCCCCGCTTCGTAAACAAAGTGAAGTGTGGCTTTTGGATACTTAGATTGCAATTGCTGCGCAAGTTTAATCAGCGCAGATTTATTGGATTTAATTCGTCCTAAGTGCTCTGGTTTTGCGCCACGATGATCTTGTAAAACTGCGACCTGGATAAAAGACTTGTGTGTATCTAAGCTAATGAAAATTATGCTATCGTTATTCATGCTAGCCTCCAAATTTAGTTGTTAACACACTAATTATGGCTCTGGCGTCAAGCTAACCCACGAGATTGGAGGCTAGCACTTCGTGGGGGGCATTGTAAGCATCCCCTAAAATAGGTGTATTCCGATTTAGAGTTTTTCCGTTTAAACTGATTCAAACGGAGAACGCTGATGAAAAAATCACGCTATACAGAATCACAGATCGTTAAGATCTTGAAGGAAGTTGAGGCAGGTAGAAAAGTGTCTGATGTTTGTCGGGAATACGGCATTGCAGATGCAACCTATTACAACTGGAAATCCAAATACGGCGGAATGGAAAGCTCCGATGTTAAGCGACTGAAAGAGCTTGAAGAGGAAAACCGCCGATTAAAACAAATGTATGCTGATTTGAGTTTGGATCACTCCATTCTTAAAGATGTTATCGAAAAAAAGCTGTAAGGCCATCGGTACGCCGTGAGCTAGTTGACTACGTGAAACAAGAGCACAATGTTAGCCTGCGCAGAGCGTGCCGAGTTGTTGGCATTAGTGACTCAGTTTATCGATACCAGCCAGATGCCCATCGAGATGATGAGATCATTGATGCACTTCAGAAAGCAGTTGAACGCTATCCAGCGTATGGTTTTGGTAAGTTATTCAAGACTCTAAAACGATGGCATTATAAGTGGAATCATAAACGTGTTCATCGTGTATATCGTTTGCTGAACTTGAATATGCGACGACGAGGTAAGAAGCGATTACCAACTCGTAATCCGATGCCTCTATGTGTCCCTGAACAAGCAAATATGTGCTGGTCCATGGACTTCATGAGCGATTCATTAATGTGTGGACGTCGCTTCCGAACATTTAATCTTTTAGACGATTTTAATCGGGAAGCACTCGCCATAGAAATTGATTTGAGTTTACCGACAGCACGTGTACTTCGAGTTCTTGAACGGGTTGTGGCTTGGCGTGGCTACCCACGAAAAATTCGGATGGACAATGGACCAGAATTTATTTCAATACAACTAGCTGAATGGGCAGAGTTGAATCAGATAGAGCTCGAGTTCATCAAGCCAGGAAAGCCTACCCAGAACTCATACATTGAACGTTTTAACAGAACTTATCGTGATGCAATTCTGAATATGTACGCGTTCAAGACGCTGAATGAAGTTCGAGACCGTACAGAAGTATGGTTGAAAGAATATAATCATGAACGGCCGCATGATTCACTGGGAGATCTCACTCCATGGGAATATTTGGCTAAATCACAGCAAAGGGAAAGCTCTAATTTTGAGTGCCACTAAAAAAGGGATGTTTACAGCGTCAACCCAAGTTGGTCACAAGGAAGCCGTTGTTATTATCGACCTGTCAGAGAGTCGAGACGACCCCCTTATTTTGGTTAATCCTGAAGTGGTTAGCGGTTCTGGCACAGTATTCGGTCAAGAAGGTTGCTTATCAGTTCCTGATTACTATGCGGATGTAGCGCGTTTTAGTTCTGTTGTGGTATCTGCTTTAGATCGTGAAGGTAAGCCTGTGACTATTGAAAGCGATGATTTCTTAGCTATCGTAATGCAGCACGAAATTGATCACTTGTCAGGTAACTTATTTATTGACTACCTTTCACCCCTTAAGCGTCAAATGGCGATGAAAAAGGTTAAAAAGTACGTTAAAGCACACTCATAAGAGTGATTCGGCACGCGTAGCACCAAGGAGAATTCAGTGAAAATGATATCTGTATCACCGCCATTACGTGGAGATTGGAAGGCCGCCAATACGCCCGGTGATCGTATCCCCAGCCATGGAACTCACCAATTTGGACAGACTTACGCTTATGACTTTGTGAGATTTAAATCTGTTAATCACAAAGATAGTTTTCATACCAAATCACAGTTAAGTTACTGGATGGCTCAAGTGACATTGCCCGATTGTCACGGTTGGGGCGAACCAATCTTTTCACCGATAGATGGTGTTGTGCGTGAAGTGGTCAATTTTGTTAAAGAACGAGAGCGGCTTCATTTATTAAGCGACTTAGGGTTAGCGATATACAATGGGCTATTTTATTCATTCGAAAAAGATGAAGTGCATAAAATTGGTGGTAACTATTTAATTATTGAAGGCGCTGAGTGCTGTGCATGGATAGCACATGCCAAAACGGGCTCTATTGTTCCCAAAGTAGGCGATGTGGTCAAAGCTGGGGATGTCGTTGCAGAATTAGGTCATTCCGGAAACTCTACTGCGCCCCATTTACATTTTCAACTGATGGATCGTCTTGATGTCAGAACAGCTAAGGGCATCCCTTGTTGTTTCAATAGTTATGATGTTTTATCTGATGGTCACTGGTGCACTGTCATCAATGGAATTCCCAAAAGTGACCAAACTATTCGCTTTAATGTCACATAAAGCGTTTAAGACGGATTTCCAACGCTTGGCACTTTGGGTTTGAGTTGGCTTTAGTGTCTACGACACAACGGTTTAGGTTGGGTGATAGCTCTGCTCATTGCTCAACGTGGTTTGGTGAATGTAGGGAGTAATCGAATGGAATTAAATTGTCACTGCGGAAACGTTCGCTTAGAGTTGAGTTCACTGCCGAAAGAGGTCGGCGAGTGTAACTGTTCTATTTGCCGCCGTTATGCCGCGGCTTGGGCTTACTTTCCTCCAGAGCAAGTTCAAATTAACGTGAATAAAAAAACCGCTTTCTATTGTTGGGGTGACAAAGAAGTCGAATTTCATCGTTGCAATATATGTGGCTGTTTAACGCACTATGTAACAACGGCGAAATGCCCAGAAGAGATCTTGGCGGTAAATATGAGAATGGCTGAAAATGATATGCTTTCATCTATTCCAATTCGCAAGATTGATGGGGCTTGGTACTAAACTGCCTCACCCTAAACTCGCCAAGTACTTATCGGTCATACCGAAGTATTTGCTATTTCCGTCTTGTTCAAGAACTAAACTAAAATTAGTGGTGGAAATTAAATGGGTGTCATTTGAAGTGAAAATGACGGTTTTTTCAGAGAGTTTGTCGCTAAAAAGCTGTTTAAAATAGTGCGCGTTTTCTGCTTCGGAGCCGCAAAATGGTTCATCAATAATCACTATTTGTTGTTCTATATTTCCCAGCCCTAAAGCTAAGCGCAGTTTTTGTTGGACGCTATTAGGTAAACCTTGCACTATATCCATTGATATTTCGGTTTCTAAGCCATTTGGCATCCATTTCATTAAATCAAAAAATGATAACCAGTCGAGCATAGTCTGTTTTGGGATAAGACCGCTGTGAAAAATAAAATTGGCTTCCACACTGCCGTCAAATATATGTAACTCGAATGGGATATGGCAAATCGCTTTTCTAAACCTAAAGCTATTAAATTGTTTAATATTATATCCATCGACATAAACCGCCCCTTGATAGCGCTCTTCCATACCAGAGAT is a window encoding:
- a CDS encoding GFA family protein, encoding MELNCHCGNVRLELSSLPKEVGECNCSICRRYAAAWAYFPPEQVQINVNKKTAFYCWGDKEVEFHRCNICGCLTHYVTTAKCPEEILAVNMRMAENDMLSSIPIRKIDGAWY
- a CDS encoding IS3 family transposase (programmed frameshift); translated protein: MKKSRYTESQIVKILKEVEAGRKVSDVCREYGIADATYYNWKSKYGGMESSDVKRLKELEEENRRLKQMYADLSLDHSILKDVIGKKAVRPSVRRELVDYVKQEHNVSLRRACRVVGISDSVYRYQPDAHRDDEIIDALQKAVERYPAYGFGKLFKTLKRWHYKWNHKRVHRVYRLLNLNMRRRGKKRLPTRNPMPLCVPEQANMCWSMDFMSDSLMCGRRFRTFNLLDDFNREALAIEIDLSLPTARVLRVLERVVAWRGYPRKIRMDNGPEFISIQLAEWAELNQIELEFIKPGKPTQNSYIERFNRTYRDAILNMYAFKTLNEVRDRTEVWLKEYNHERPHDSLGDLTPWEYLAKSQQRESSNFECH
- a CDS encoding IS110 family transposase; translation: MNNDSIIFISLDTHKSFIQVAVLQDHRGAKPEHLGRIKSNKSALIKLAQQLQSKYPKATLHFVYEAGPCGYWTYRLLTSLGHCCYVIAPSLIPKKSGDRVKTDKRDAAKLAKLFKAEELTPIYVPESEDEAIRDLSRARETAMKDLKDAKFQLKGFLLRNNIQATVKDNWSKKHLRWLTDLILPHHSQQIVLQEMIITISERMQRLQRLDNELLHQVKNWRYYPVVKAIQAMRGVRLLVALGTIAELGDLRRFDHPRKLMAYLGLVPTENSSGGKFKRGSLTKCGNSRARRLLVEGAHTYKHKANISVELLRRQEGLPKEIVDIAWHAQQRLCRRYQRLLQKGKHRSVVVAIAREMIAYIWAIAREVVVSQVDPKTRIARLPA
- a CDS encoding M23 family metallopeptidase, with protein sequence MISVSPPLRGDWKAANTPGDRIPSHGTHQFGQTYAYDFVRFKSVNHKDSFHTKSQLSYWMAQVTLPDCHGWGEPIFSPIDGVVREVVNFVKERERLHLLSDLGLAIYNGLFYSFEKDEVHKIGGNYLIIEGAECCAWIAHAKTGSIVPKVGDVVKAGDVVAELGHSGNSTAPHLHFQLMDRLDVRTAKGIPCCFNSYDVLSDGHWCTVINGIPKSDQTIRFNVT